One stretch of Nitratiruptor tergarcus DSM 16512 DNA includes these proteins:
- the cysK gene encoding cysteine synthase A produces the protein MIASNITQLIGKTPLLHIEKNIYAKCEFKNPGGSVKDRIALNMIQDALASGKIDKDTPIVEPTSGNTGIALAMMGAALGLQVFIVMPESMSIERRKLMEFLGAKLILTPAEKGMQGAIEKAKELVAQGAYMLNQFENPANPAMHEKTTAQEILEDLPDVAIFVAGVGTGGTITGVGKVLRKKGVQIVAVEPAKSPVLSGGAPGPHKIQGIGAGFIPKVVDVSLFTRIVTIEDDEAIATSKELAKTKGVMVGISSGANVAAARKLAREYPEKKIVTVLCDTAERYLSTDLFR, from the coding sequence ATGATAGCAAGCAATATTACACAACTTATTGGCAAAACTCCTCTTTTACACATTGAAAAGAATATCTATGCTAAATGCGAATTTAAAAATCCTGGAGGAAGTGTCAAAGATCGCATCGCTTTAAATATGATCCAAGATGCACTTGCTAGTGGCAAAATCGATAAAGATACTCCTATAGTTGAGCCAACCAGTGGCAATACTGGTATTGCCTTAGCAATGATGGGTGCAGCACTTGGTCTTCAAGTTTTCATCGTTATGCCAGAATCTATGAGCATAGAGAGGCGAAAATTGATGGAGTTTTTAGGAGCAAAGCTCATTTTAACGCCGGCTGAAAAAGGGATGCAAGGAGCTATCGAAAAAGCAAAGGAGCTAGTAGCACAAGGAGCATATATGCTCAATCAGTTTGAAAATCCTGCAAATCCAGCCATGCATGAAAAGACTACTGCACAAGAGATCCTAGAAGATCTCCCAGATGTGGCAATATTTGTTGCAGGTGTGGGAACAGGAGGTACGATTACTGGTGTTGGAAAGGTTTTGCGAAAAAAGGGTGTGCAAATCGTAGCAGTTGAGCCAGCAAAGAGTCCAGTGCTTAGTGGTGGAGCGCCGGGACCACATAAAATTCAAGGAATTGGAGCAGGGTTCATTCCAAAAGTTGTAGATGTCTCACTCTTTACACGCATTGTAACAATTGAAGATGATGAAGCTATTGCAACGAGCAAAGAACTGGCAAAAACTAAAGGAGTAATGGTAGGAATCAGCAGTGGAGCAAACGTAGCAGCTGCAAGAAAATTAGCAAGAGAGTATCCAGAAAAGAAAATTGTCACAGTTTTGTGTGATACTGCTGAGCGCTACCTCTCTACCGATCTCTTTCGATGA
- a CDS encoding apolipoprotein N-acyltransferase yields MLAPCPCINYPLFKKFGRYFSITLLIKSFFIALIASSFLLFEVLSWHNPYLQAVLALGGFYLIITSKRLFWIGFFIGVIWFWWIALSFRYYNLTWMIPLVIIAIGLVYGIIFKIAEAVGSLLQRAFSWQIHPLINALFLFLASFIHPFHFNWYIPELALLHTPFGVDKLSFGLILLALLLLLSLHSLASLIAAFLLIVALHHSTPQPLAPLKISLVTTHVPQDKKWKAAYRKKIIEDNLQAIRNAITKKYDIVVLPESAFPLFLDHNTPLLLKLLQLSHKIAIVTGALHAERQKIFNSTFVFHKGRFIILDKVVLVPFGEEIPLPKPLAKWMNNLFFDGANDYSAAKTPQTYSIKDVTFTNAICYEATHPLIYHTSTPYIIAISNNAWFVPSYEPLLQNLIIKYYATIYKKVVYHATNIAKTEIIR; encoded by the coding sequence ATGCTTGCACCTTGTCCTTGCATTAATTATCCTTTATTCAAAAAATTTGGAAGATATTTTAGCATTACTTTATTAATAAAATCCTTTTTCATAGCACTAATTGCCAGCTCTTTTTTGCTCTTCGAGGTACTCTCTTGGCACAACCCCTATCTCCAGGCAGTTTTGGCACTTGGAGGTTTTTATCTCATTATCACAAGCAAGAGACTCTTTTGGATAGGATTTTTTATTGGAGTAATATGGTTTTGGTGGATAGCTCTGAGTTTTCGTTACTATAATCTTACCTGGATGATTCCACTAGTTATTATAGCTATTGGGTTAGTCTATGGGATAATTTTCAAAATTGCTGAAGCAGTTGGATCCCTCCTACAAAGAGCTTTTTCTTGGCAGATCCATCCCCTTATCAATGCTCTTTTTCTCTTTTTGGCAAGCTTTATTCACCCCTTTCATTTCAACTGGTATATTCCTGAACTTGCACTGCTCCATACCCCTTTTGGAGTGGATAAGCTCTCTTTTGGACTTATTCTTTTAGCCCTGCTGCTACTTTTGAGCTTGCATTCTTTAGCATCTCTCATCGCTGCTTTTTTGCTTATTGTAGCTCTTCATCACTCCACCCCACAGCCATTAGCACCACTCAAAATCTCTTTAGTAACTACCCATGTACCACAAGATAAAAAGTGGAAGGCAGCTTATCGCAAAAAGATTATTGAAGACAATCTCCAGGCTATTCGCAATGCTATTACAAAAAAATATGATATAGTAGTACTCCCAGAGAGTGCTTTTCCTCTCTTTTTGGATCACAATACTCCGCTTTTGCTCAAACTCTTGCAATTAAGTCATAAAATTGCAATCGTTACAGGCGCACTCCATGCTGAAAGGCAAAAAATATTCAACTCTACTTTTGTTTTTCATAAAGGACGCTTCATAATTCTTGATAAAGTGGTTTTAGTTCCTTTTGGAGAAGAGATCCCATTGCCAAAACCGCTGGCAAAATGGATGAATAATCTCTTTTTTGATGGGGCAAATGACTATAGTGCAGCAAAAACTCCTCAAACATATTCCATCAAAGACGTAACATTTACAAATGCCATCTGCTATGAAGCTACTCATCCCCTCATATATCACACATCTACTCCCTATATCATAGCAATCAGCAACAATGCCTGGTTTGTACCATCGTATGAGCCTCTCTTGCAAAACTTAATAATAAAATATTATGCTACAATCTACAAAAAAGTGGTCTACCATGCCACAAATATTGCCAAAACGGAGATCATACGATGA
- the yajC gene encoding preprotein translocase subunit YajC: MQGQGASILGSLLPLIIIFAVFYFLIIRPQQQQAKKHKEMVNNLKKGDKIVTTGGIIAEVVKNDENFIKARISDNTEVKLDKNYIAKKLES; the protein is encoded by the coding sequence ATGCAAGGACAAGGTGCAAGCATTTTGGGTTCTCTCCTCCCGCTCATTATTATTTTTGCGGTGTTTTATTTTCTTATTATACGACCGCAACAGCAACAAGCAAAAAAACATAAAGAGATGGTGAACAATCTCAAAAAGGGCGATAAGATTGTGACTACAGGCGGTATTATAGCCGAAGTAGTTAAGAATGATGAAAATTTCATCAAAGCAAGAATCAGTGATAATACAGAAGTGAAACTGGATAAAAACTATATAGCCAAAAAACTTGAAAGCTAA
- the secD gene encoding protein translocase subunit SecD, with the protein MKWMNYRFVLFLIAFIAGVALSLPSFLHLKEGPKITLGLDLQGGLHMLLGVDTKKAVESKIKSVASAIKYYAEDNDILIDELRVTPEGVTFKLLDNDDASKIEKFLQEQKGLEVKKEGLTYTVTFTPQEIESIKEYAIKQAVDTIRNRLDQFGLAEPTVAKQGKDKILVELPGIKTAEQEQRVRKLIAKAAHLQLMAVDEERQARVNQMTPEEAAEYGDVILKDRHGRKYLIKEIPILDGSMITDARVAFDQNNQPVINFTLNSQGAKIFGDFTAKNVGKRLAVVLDNVIYSAPVIRERIGGGNGQISGGFTVEEAHDVAIALRSGALLAPVYMEEKRSVGPSLGADSIKASMIALLSGFVLVVLFMIVYYGIAGIIADIALIANLFLIIGIMALFGATLTLPGMAGIVLTVGMAVDANVIINERIRELLRQGVSIRKAIEQGYKNAMSAILDANITTLIAAIVLYAYGTGPIKGFAITMSIGILASMLTAIVGTHGIYEALIEKIERSKNLNLWFGIKV; encoded by the coding sequence ATGAAATGGATGAATTATAGGTTTGTACTCTTTCTTATAGCATTCATTGCTGGTGTAGCATTGAGTTTGCCTTCATTTTTACATCTCAAAGAGGGGCCCAAGATTACTTTAGGTCTTGATCTTCAGGGTGGTTTGCATATGCTTCTTGGTGTTGATACAAAAAAAGCAGTGGAATCAAAAATTAAATCTGTTGCCTCTGCGATTAAGTATTATGCAGAAGATAATGATATATTGATTGATGAGTTGCGTGTAACACCAGAAGGAGTTACATTTAAGCTCCTAGATAACGATGATGCTTCAAAAATAGAAAAGTTTTTGCAAGAGCAAAAGGGGCTTGAGGTAAAAAAAGAGGGATTGACATATACAGTTACTTTTACACCTCAAGAGATTGAGTCAATCAAAGAGTATGCGATTAAGCAAGCAGTAGATACGATCCGTAATCGTTTAGATCAGTTTGGTTTAGCAGAGCCAACTGTTGCAAAACAGGGTAAAGATAAGATCTTGGTAGAGTTGCCGGGTATAAAGACTGCAGAGCAAGAGCAGCGCGTTCGTAAACTCATAGCAAAAGCAGCCCATCTACAACTTATGGCTGTAGATGAGGAAAGACAAGCACGAGTCAATCAAATGACACCAGAAGAGGCTGCAGAGTATGGCGATGTGATACTCAAAGATAGACATGGACGCAAATATCTCATTAAAGAGATTCCTATACTTGATGGAAGCATGATCACAGATGCTCGCGTGGCGTTTGATCAAAATAATCAGCCAGTTATCAACTTTACACTCAACTCACAAGGTGCAAAGATTTTTGGTGATTTTACAGCAAAAAATGTGGGCAAGAGACTTGCTGTTGTGCTTGATAATGTGATCTACTCTGCCCCTGTTATTCGTGAGCGTATAGGTGGTGGTAATGGACAAATAAGCGGTGGATTTACTGTAGAAGAGGCTCACGATGTAGCAATTGCGCTAAGAAGTGGAGCGCTCTTAGCACCAGTCTATATGGAAGAGAAAAGAAGTGTGGGGCCTAGCCTTGGGGCTGATAGCATTAAAGCAAGCATGATAGCCCTTCTTAGTGGTTTTGTTTTAGTTGTGCTCTTTATGATTGTGTACTATGGAATAGCAGGAATTATTGCCGATATTGCTTTGATAGCTAACCTCTTTTTAATTATTGGGATCATGGCACTTTTTGGTGCAACACTTACCCTCCCAGGGATGGCAGGAATTGTTCTTACAGTTGGTATGGCGGTGGATGCTAACGTAATTATTAATGAGCGTATCCGTGAGCTCTTGCGCCAGGGAGTCTCGATTCGTAAAGCTATTGAGCAAGGATATAAAAACGCAATGAGTGCGATTTTGGATGCCAACATTACAACGCTTATCGCAGCGATAGTGCTTTATGCTTATGGTACAGGCCCAATTAAAGGTTTTGCAATTACTATGAGTATCGGTATTTTGGCTTCTATGCTCACAGCAATCGTTGGTACGCACGGTATCTATGAAGCGCTTATAGAAAAGATTGAGCGCAGTAAAAATCTCAATCTCTGGTTTGGTATAAAGGTCTAA
- the secF gene encoding protein translocase subunit SecF: MEFFKTDKIYDFMGKAKIFMVISAVLVVGSWALLFIKGLNFGIDFAGGTIVQVRYDKPVDIATIRQTLKKSDIFKDAAVTYFGSDNEIIIRIKSSTKNLKKDIGDEARNALKGTGNFEIRRVDMVGPKVGGELREKGLMATVIAILAILIYVSVRFEWRFALASVLALVHDVSIAMGAISLFNIPVNLDILAAILTLLGYSLNDTIIVFDRIREGIIENTKLNELNLVINDAITKTLSRTVLTSLTTFFVVLTLYLFGGEIIRGFSFTLLVGIIVGTYSSIFIASPLLSLLGFDLAGYRKRLAEKKKRQQEKERMRAMYEQGMV, encoded by the coding sequence ATGGAGTTTTTTAAAACAGATAAAATTTACGATTTTATGGGCAAAGCCAAAATTTTTATGGTTATTTCTGCTGTTTTAGTGGTTGGTTCATGGGCACTTTTATTTATCAAGGGACTCAATTTTGGTATCGACTTTGCTGGTGGGACTATTGTGCAGGTGCGCTATGACAAACCAGTTGATATTGCTACAATTCGCCAAACTCTCAAAAAGAGCGATATTTTTAAAGATGCAGCAGTCACATATTTTGGCAGCGATAATGAAATTATTATTCGTATCAAATCTTCTACCAAAAATCTTAAAAAAGATATTGGTGATGAGGCAAGAAATGCCCTCAAAGGTACTGGAAACTTTGAGATACGCCGTGTGGATATGGTGGGGCCAAAAGTTGGTGGAGAGCTCAGAGAAAAAGGGCTCATGGCAACAGTGATTGCAATTTTGGCTATTTTAATCTATGTCTCTGTTCGCTTTGAGTGGCGTTTCGCACTAGCGAGTGTTTTAGCTCTCGTACATGATGTGAGTATTGCTATGGGAGCAATTAGCCTTTTTAATATTCCTGTTAATCTCGATATCCTCGCAGCAATCTTAACACTACTTGGATACTCCCTCAATGATACTATTATTGTATTTGATAGGATTCGTGAAGGAATTATTGAGAATACAAAACTCAATGAACTAAATCTAGTTATTAATGATGCTATTACAAAAACCCTTTCGCGTACAGTGCTCACTTCACTGACAACATTTTTTGTTGTACTTACACTCTATCTCTTTGGAGGAGAGATTATTCGTGGATTTAGTTTTACGCTCCTTGTAGGTATTATTGTGGGAACATACAGCTCAATTTTTATTGCTTCTCCACTTTTAAGTCTTTTAGGATTTGATCTTGCAGGATATCGCAAGAGATTAGCTGAGAAGAAAAAACGCCAGCAAGAAAAAGAGCGCATGCGCGCAATGTATGAGCAAGGAATGGTGTAA
- the leuS gene encoding leucine--tRNA ligase, producing the protein MQGYDPKKIEKKWQIFWKEHNTYEPQESYTKPKMYVLSMFPYPSGRIHMGHVRNYTIGDALARYYRKVGRNVLHPIGWDAFGMPAENAAIKHGVHPKKWTYENIDYMRKELDNLGLSFSRDREFATCDPLYTRWEQGFIIDMWNKGLLYRKKAAVNWCPHDKTVLANEQVIEGRCWRCDTEVVQKEIEQYFLKITAYAEELLQDLDKLEGNWPAQVIAMQRNWIGKSEGLKFLLRFDESSAKKAESEGFEVFTTRPDTIYGVTYAALAPEHPVVKRLIQKGLLDSKSVAKIEAMQNQSARMRQQAEKEGLFLGLYALHPLTGQKIPVWVANFVLTEYGSGAVMAVPAHDERDFAFAKKYNLPIKYVIKPKEGELDTSKAYTEPGILFDSGEFSGLPSEEAKERIIEYFEQKGLGEKTINYRLKDWLVSRQRYWGTPIPLIKCPKCGIVPEKKENLPVTLPEDVEITGEGNPLELHPTWKKTTCPQCGSEAERETDTLDTFVESSWYFLRYTTPRKFWEEVPFRKEDTDYWMPVDQYIGGIEHAILHLLYSRFFTKVLRDLGYVDIDEPFKKLLTQGMVLKDGAKMSKSKGNTVDPDDIIERFGADTARLFILFAAPPAKELEWSDSGVEGAYRFIRRFYERSANAQAELQQLPKIEHEKLSKEEKYARKKVYEAVVKSKEVYEKSFAFNTLIAACMEALNALSEQDNPLIWSEGYWILTNLLEPIIPHTSWEIAERFFKRANFAPLQVDENALEEGSITLAVTINGKRKTEIEVGKDASKEEILEKAKEAAAKWIEGKEIVKEIVVPGRLVNIVVKG; encoded by the coding sequence ATGCAAGGATACGATCCAAAGAAAATCGAGAAAAAATGGCAAATATTTTGGAAAGAGCATAATACGTATGAGCCGCAAGAGAGTTATACAAAGCCAAAAATGTATGTGCTCTCAATGTTTCCTTATCCTAGCGGAAGAATACATATGGGGCATGTGCGCAACTACACTATAGGTGATGCTCTTGCGCGCTACTATAGAAAAGTAGGACGCAATGTTTTGCATCCAATTGGGTGGGATGCTTTTGGAATGCCAGCAGAAAATGCAGCTATTAAGCATGGTGTACATCCTAAAAAGTGGACCTATGAAAATATCGATTATATGCGCAAAGAGCTCGATAACTTGGGGCTTAGTTTCTCACGAGATAGAGAATTTGCTACATGCGATCCGCTCTATACCAGGTGGGAGCAAGGCTTTATTATTGATATGTGGAATAAGGGGCTGCTCTATAGAAAAAAGGCAGCAGTAAACTGGTGTCCACACGATAAGACAGTTTTAGCTAATGAGCAGGTAATTGAAGGTAGATGCTGGCGGTGTGATACAGAAGTAGTACAAAAAGAGATTGAGCAGTACTTTTTAAAAATTACTGCCTATGCAGAGGAGTTGCTCCAAGATCTCGATAAACTTGAGGGTAATTGGCCTGCGCAAGTTATTGCGATGCAGCGCAACTGGATCGGAAAAAGCGAGGGGCTTAAATTTTTACTTCGTTTTGATGAATCAAGTGCCAAAAAGGCTGAGAGTGAAGGGTTTGAAGTCTTTACTACCCGTCCAGATACAATCTATGGTGTAACTTATGCTGCACTTGCTCCTGAACATCCTGTTGTAAAAAGACTTATCCAAAAAGGGTTATTAGATAGTAAGAGCGTAGCAAAAATCGAAGCGATGCAAAACCAGTCTGCAAGGATGCGCCAGCAAGCAGAAAAAGAGGGACTCTTTTTAGGGCTCTATGCTTTGCATCCATTAACAGGCCAAAAGATTCCTGTATGGGTTGCCAATTTTGTACTCACTGAATATGGAAGTGGTGCTGTGATGGCGGTACCTGCACATGATGAGAGAGATTTTGCATTTGCAAAAAAGTATAATCTTCCTATTAAATATGTTATCAAGCCAAAAGAGGGAGAGTTAGATACTTCCAAAGCGTATACTGAGCCAGGAATTCTCTTTGATAGTGGAGAGTTTAGTGGACTTCCGAGTGAAGAGGCAAAAGAGCGCATTATTGAGTATTTTGAGCAAAAGGGTCTTGGAGAAAAAACTATTAACTATCGTCTCAAAGATTGGCTTGTTTCACGTCAGCGCTACTGGGGAACGCCAATTCCTCTCATAAAATGTCCAAAGTGTGGGATTGTCCCTGAAAAGAAAGAGAATCTTCCAGTAACCTTGCCAGAGGATGTGGAAATTACTGGAGAGGGAAATCCGCTCGAGCTTCATCCTACATGGAAGAAAACAACTTGTCCACAGTGCGGCAGTGAAGCCGAGAGAGAGACCGATACGCTTGATACTTTTGTAGAGTCAAGCTGGTACTTTTTGCGCTATACCACACCGCGTAAATTTTGGGAAGAGGTTCCATTTCGCAAAGAAGATACAGATTACTGGATGCCAGTAGATCAATATATCGGCGGAATAGAGCATGCAATTCTTCATCTTTTGTATTCAAGGTTTTTTACAAAAGTTTTACGCGATTTAGGATATGTGGATATTGATGAGCCTTTTAAAAAGCTTTTAACACAAGGGATGGTGCTCAAAGATGGCGCTAAAATGAGTAAATCCAAAGGCAATACAGTCGATCCTGATGATATTATAGAGCGTTTTGGGGCCGATACCGCAAGGCTTTTTATCCTCTTTGCTGCACCTCCGGCAAAAGAGCTTGAGTGGAGTGATAGTGGTGTTGAGGGAGCATACCGCTTTATTAGGCGTTTTTATGAAAGAAGTGCTAATGCGCAGGCTGAATTGCAGCAGTTGCCCAAGATTGAGCATGAAAAACTTTCCAAAGAGGAAAAATATGCACGCAAAAAGGTGTATGAAGCGGTTGTGAAATCCAAAGAGGTGTATGAAAAGAGTTTTGCTTTCAATACACTCATAGCAGCGTGTATGGAGGCACTTAATGCTTTGAGTGAACAGGATAATCCTCTCATTTGGAGTGAGGGTTACTGGATACTTACCAATCTTTTAGAGCCAATAATTCCACATACAAGCTGGGAGATAGCTGAGAGGTTCTTTAAAAGGGCAAATTTTGCTCCATTGCAAGTAGATGAGAACGCACTTGAAGAGGGTAGTATTACACTTGCTGTTACAATTAACGGTAAAAGAAAAACAGAGATTGAAGTGGGTAAAGATGCTTCAAAAGAGGAGATTTTAGAAAAAGCAAAAGAGGCTGCTGCAAAATGGATAGAGGGTAAAGAGATTGTAAAAGAGATTGTTGTGCCAGGGCGCCTTGTGAATATCGTTGTCAAGGGCTAA
- the lptE gene encoding LPS assembly lipoprotein LptE produces MRRLAFLVIMLLMVGCGYKPAKTYIKSVIGERVYVQTALFLRDPENSVLIKDAINKAMQERFGRNLVSYKDADTKIFAKVKSLHFTPLEYDRYGYVVYYRTKVLMEFEVLKSGKKEHIITQGLYDFPIEPNSVITDSLRFLAIKEAANKAIDAFIAKLSFLGVD; encoded by the coding sequence ATGCGTAGACTCGCCTTTCTTGTAATCATGCTTTTGATGGTGGGTTGTGGGTATAAACCCGCAAAGACCTATATCAAAAGTGTCATTGGAGAGCGAGTCTATGTACAGACTGCACTTTTCTTGCGCGATCCAGAAAATAGTGTTCTTATCAAAGATGCTATCAATAAAGCGATGCAAGAGCGCTTTGGGCGCAATCTTGTATCATATAAAGATGCAGATACGAAGATCTTTGCAAAAGTAAAGAGTCTGCATTTTACACCATTAGAGTATGATCGCTATGGATATGTAGTTTATTATCGCACAAAAGTTCTCATGGAGTTTGAAGTTTTGAAAAGTGGTAAAAAAGAGCACATTATTACACAAGGGCTGTATGATTTTCCTATAGAGCCAAATTCTGTTATTACAGATTCTTTGCGCTTTTTGGCAATTAAAGAGGCAGCCAATAAAGCGATAGATGCATTTATTGCTAAATTATCATTTTTAGGAGTAGATTGA